GTCATCCCACAGCGAATACATCACTTCGTCGTTTTGCAAGTTGTATTTCTGCATGAGGTCCTTCCATGCCCGTTCAAATTCTGACGGCATTAGTGGGTGGTTCAGCACCGCATTGAGGTCATCCTTGAGTTTCTCGTGCGCCTTATACAGCAAGGCGAGGTGGTCTTTGTACTTCTTCATGATATGCCACCGACACAACTTATGTAATGTATCTGGGAGGATAGTTTTTAATGCTGCCTTCATCGAAGAACACTGGTCTGAGAAGGCACAAATAGTGTTTTTTAATAAGTTGTTTGTGTATAAGAGAGAAGGAAGAAATAGAAGTGTACCAAACAAACATAAGTATACAGGTGTTGTTTTTTTGTACCTGTGAGCATGCAGATTGGCGGCTTGTTGTTCATACAcctcaaaaatgttttgaaaaccCACTCGAACGATGGTATTGTTTCATCTCGCACGAGGGCGACAGCAAATATGGTGCTCTGTAGATGATGGTTCACTCCCGCGAAGACTCCCAGCGGCATGTGGAATTTGTTAGTTTTATATGTCGTGTCAAATGTAATGCAGTCTCCAAAATCTTCATAGGATCCTTTGCAACTTGCGTTGGCCCAAAAGACGTTTCTTACACGGTTATCTGCATCAACGTCATAATCAAAGAAGAACTCTGGGTTTATCTTTAGCATCTTCTTGAAGAAATCCAGAAGTTTCTTGACGTCATCTTGGGACTCTTCTCCGGCAAACTTCTGTTTCCTGCATTTCAAACGCAACACAAACTCATCTCATCAAACAAGAAATAATTACCAACATAATGCTCAAGTGATATGCTCTGTGATGTGCTTACTTGTTTACCCAGTCGCGGGTAGTATGTCCCATGTACCACGGACCACTGGACATATGCGACAGTGTTGACATCATCTGAGCATGTGTGTGGTTGTCCAGCTGCATGTCTTCCACTAACTAGTCAATCAAAGGATTGTCTCTTTTGTGCGATCGCATGTGCAAAAGCATCCCGGGGCTTTCCAGCATCTTGTGATTGTGGTTGAGTTCAACCATTTCTATCACAAATTTGCCATCCTTCCTCTTTTTGACTCTAATTTTTGCCTTGGAGTCAATCCTTTTTGATGTCTTCTCACGTTTCCGGTCATAATCTGACACAGTCTGCTTGTGCGTCCCTTCTCTTGAGTAGACAATGTAGGCATTTGTCTTGTGTTTTGCCCTCTTGAGTATGCCAAACCCTGCATATCTTGCATAAGTGTTGTAAAAGTCCCATGCTTTGTCATACGTGGTGAACTTCATTCCAGCGGCAGATATGAGGTTCAGCGGCATGTTTTTATCCTGCATCAAGTGCAATGCTCTATGAGATAAAGTGTTTTGTTCTGTTTAAATACGAGGAGTGCATACGAGTTTAATAAAGCATTGCAATGTTCCTAAGTTTTCAGAAGAATCGACTGTATTACATGTTAGGTCAAACCTCACAAGAAATATCAGTGTGCACTGCAATGTTATCTGAATGGACTGCAAATATTATTATTTTTCAGGACATAAACTTACATGTGTGTAGAGTCGTTCACCCGATGGCGTTTGCAGCTCGCCGGGTTGTATTGGACATGGCGGGGTTATAGCAGATCTGTGTAGTTGAGGATCTCGTGGCGGCAATAGTGAGGAGGATTTGTACCTGCCGTTGACTTCTGACCGAGGCACCCTTGGTGGTTGCAGTGTCGAAGTCGATGCACCAGGTCTACTTGGAGCTCTATTTTTCGGTGCAGCAGGTGGACGCTGAGCTATGTGTTGTGGTGCAGCAGGTGCACGCGGTGGTAATCTAGTGTTGTGGCAATGTCTCACTGGATTGGTTTGAAATTTTTGTAGTGGCGGcacatcatcataatcatcatctaCTGCAACATCATGTTCAACGGCATCATGATTGTTTGTTCGGACATGCTGTCCAAATGTACTGAACTCGTGCTTGCACTCTGGGTTGAGAACTGTTATTGGCTCATCTTCATcgtcgtcatcttcatcatcctgtcGGTGAGTGCCGTCCCAGATGAAGGTGACATCGTTGTCATCCTCGACTACCTCTTCTCCCTGGAAAAAATCTTCTTCCGGAGAGTATTGCACCTTGTTTGCTATCGTGAAGAATCCTTGAGGAATCTCAGGGGTAATCCAGCCAGTGTCTCTTTGAGAAGAAGCTTTATTCTTCTGAAAGTTCTTGTTCCCTGGGTTGTCAATTATGCGCGGCATTTTGTATCTGCTGAACGTCATTTCCTGCACAAAATGGCCGAGCTGCATTGTCAGGCAAAATGAACTGAACCATACAAACTGCAATGTGTTTCAAATGGTACTGCGAACTAACGCATGCTGATTGCATCACCCCGCAAGGTGAACTGAAGTAACCGCACTGCATCGTTGTCCGTAGTGAACCTATACAACTGTACTGCATAACCGAGCAAGTGCACTGCATTTTTTCCACCGCGAACTGAAGTAACTGCACTGCGTCGTTTTTGGAGGCGTACTAGACTGCGTGTACTGCTTTGTCGGAATAAGTTAACTAAGATGGTTGAGGAAGTGTACTGCTTACCTCGTGTTGGAGTGATTTCTTGTGTTTGCAGGAGGAAGTTCCCTTCTCGTTCGTCTGCATCACTTTTGCATTCACCTGTGCAGTCCACTTGCCCTTCAGTAGTTTATGAGCGGTCTGGATGTTGCTCAAGGTGAGCGGAGACGGAGGATTTGCTCTGAAGGTCGTTGCAGACTTAATCCAAGAAGCTGCCATGGATGAAGGAACCTTGCGCACAGTCCTCCTTGCTGGAATTGGTTGGATGTCGAGGCAGCACCAATCCACATCTGATGAAGTACAGGTAATTGAAGGCCCGGAGTAGTTCGGCGGCGGTGCTACAGAGCTGTTGCCGTGGAAGAAGGCCGATATGCGAGCGGGGGAGGTGTTGCTCGGTTGCTGCCGCGGAAGAAGGTCGAGAGGTGACGGGCGGCGTCGCTGCTTGGCCGCTGCCACGGAAGAAGGCCGGGAGCGAAGGGGCAGCGTCGCTGCCGGTCTCCGCCGCGGAAGAAGgccgggaggggaggggcggcatCGCTCCCAGGCCGCCGGAACGGAAGAAAGCAGGGAAGGGAGGGGCGGCATCACTCCCAGGCCGTTGCCACGGAAGAAGGCCGGGAGGGGTGGGACGGCGGCGCTCCCAGGCCGCTGCCGCGGAAGAAGGCAGGGAGGGGAGGGGCGGTGATACTCCTAGGCCGCTGCCGCGGAAGAAGGCGGGAAGGGGAGGGGTGGCGGCGATCTGGTGGTGGATGTGCAGAATAAGGTGGGTGTTATCAGAATAAGACTCTTAAGGGGTGTTATCATAATAGACCCACCCTATATATATAGAGTAGGACTATTCTGATCCCAGGATTATAATACTTATTCTGATCACAACGGCCTATAAGGTCGCGATGAGGTGTTCCCGAACTCTGAAAAGAAAAACTGTCCCACCCACTCTTCCCCaatcctcctccctcctcccctgacCACGCTGTCGCCCCACCCCGCggcgcgccgccgccccagcccacgccgccccgcctcccGGTGTGCTGCGACCCCGCCCACGATGCCCCACCTACCTGCCTTCAAGTACGCCGCCGCCCTGTCCCACGCCCCCGTGTCCACCTTCTTCACCGAGCTCCGGCCAACAACCCACCGCGACCGTGCCCCACAACCGCCGGCCCACTTCCAcacctgcgcgccgccgccctcaGCCGGCAAAGCTCCCGTcggccgccggccgccgccgtgcCCACCCCTCCCTTCCACTCgacctcctccttcctccccgcTGATGCCGTGCGCACATCGCCGGATTCTCGTGCGCACATCCGCTTCCTCGAAGTTCCATCGCCACTGACTCCGGCAATGTGCCGCCAACCGTGTGCGATCCTACTCGGCGACTCCATCGGCTCCATCAGCTCCCCGTGCCCCGCTGTCGTGCGGGATCCCGGCGCGCCCCATCTAGCAAACCTCCACGCCGCCTGGATCCCCTCCCTCTCGAGCTACAGGCTCTCGAATTCCCCCTGCTGCCGACAATCTTCTGCGCCGCCATGCTCCATCCGGCACCGCTTAGTTGCCGCACTGCCAACAACCAACCTCGGACGGCCGCACGCACTCCCCTTGAACTGACGCACGAGTTCGTTTCTCTCTGCTTGCGCCGCGGCTCTTAGCAGGCCCCTGGTTCCGGCTGTCGCCTGCAAAAATCGCCCAACCCGACCTTCCCTTAAGCCAGCGCTCCTACCTTCTCATGGCTCGTGAACCAGAACAACTGTGTGTACATGGTGCGTATGCGTGCGACTGATGTGCATTAGTACTTACCTAATGTGGAGGAATTCTCTGTTGACTTGCTCGTGACCTGCTTGGGCGTGTCTCATCGACCTTCCATGGCGCATGTCGTTAACCTTCCCAGACGTCTCTCATTGTTGCCGCAGACGGCgcttcgtggtttcctccttgTGTTTACCTGGCACCTTCCCCCGTTCGTGAGGCTATGGCATCGAGCTGCTCCTGGCTTTGCTTGCTGCCATTTGGGCTGTTGCTAGAGGCGAGTGAATGGCCTCCCCTGCTAGCATGCTGCTCCTTGCTTCATCCACCAAAGGATCGAGCAGCAGCAAGAAATTACGTCAGACCCTTTTCTCAGATCAAACTGCTACTGTTTTGTACTGTGTATTTCATAGTACAGTGAAGAGTAAAGAAAAGTCaaagagagagagtgagagagagagaagatgagAGCGCATAGCAACAGTGAGATCATAAGATTGGAATATGTGGCGAAGAAGGCACCACGTTTTCAATTGAGAACTGACCACTAGTTTTTCAGACTAGGTGTCTCTTTTTTAAGTTGTAAAACATGTACATGTCTAAAAGAAATGAGAAGTTAAATTTCTAAAGATGACGCGGTTCAACGTgcaaaccaatgcaaaaactaTACAGGTTCGCCCACCAAAACTTCATCAGTTCATATGGaaagaaattaaaaaaatatgaGAATGTAAAAAATgattaaaaaaatgtttgtggCAAGCAGCTACATTCTGTCAAATGAGTACTCTTCTGTATACTTGTGATAacacaaaaatacaaaataaaatatgaaatccATCGGGACGGATGGGTGGGTGAGGGTTCATGTTAGAAAAATAGAGTGTGCACTTGGACAATTCCGTACAAAAAAAATGTGAACTATGGAACCTCAAATTCAATAATATGGACAATTCAAAAAATAATGAGAACACAAAAGGTACACACATTTTTTTGTATAAAAATCCCATACATTTTCGCCCtttcttttaaaaaaaataaCCAAAAATTTCAAATTAAAAATAGCACAGTAGTTCGATTTTTGTAACCAAAACATAGTTTTCACGCTTCTAAAATAACTCAAATTAAAATAACAGAGCAATTCATTTGTTCAAAAAATTATGGACTTCCCCATTTAAAAAAAGTAGAAGTCCAGCTTTAAATAACAGAGTGGTTTGAAGTTTATTACCAAAATTAGTTTTTTGTTATCAAATAAATAAAATCAAGAAGTTCAAATAAAAAACCCGAAGTAATTCGATGTATAAGGAAAACCCAAAATTCTTTTTGTTTCTAAGAAAAATAAAATTATGAACTTCAATTTAAAAAGAATGGGTTGATGCTTATTTAAAAACCATATTTTCTTCTAAGAAgttaaaaaaaaaagagaagttCGAATGTTATAAAAACTCATATTTTTTGTTGCTACTGAAGAATAAAACGAAGAAGTTCAAGTTCAAAATAAAAGGAACAACTAAAAAAGGTTAAAAAGTATTTCCCATTTAAAAAAAACTAGAAGTTCAAACTAAAATACGAAGTGGGTTTATGTTATTAAaaaatctactccctccgtcccaaaattcttgtcttaaatttgtctagatacagatgtatctaatactaaagcgtgacttgatacatccatatctagacaaatctaagacaagaattttgggacggagggagtattattttaCCATTTAGAAAAAACTTAGATATCCTTTATTAATAAGGAATCAACCTTGAAGTTCAAATTGAAAAAGAGAGTGAAATTTGATGTCTAGTTAGAAACCAATAATAACTCTTTACTTGATAATAAAAATGTGAAGTTCAAATTACAATAACATAGAAGTTCAAAGTATATTAAAACCTAGGATTTACAAGTTCGAAAACAAAAACCAACGTTATTTTGGGCATTTTTAAAGACAACTCATAAACGGTAATGAATTTTGAAAAACTCTCTACATGCCAAGGTTTCTCCCTATTCAAACTCTCTCCAAAAAATCATACGATCTATTTCGTTAAACGGTTTAAAATTTTGGTCTACATCGGTCAATAAAAATAAGTTTTAACATATCCAGGAAAGCTTTTAAACGTCGTTctttaatttttttcaaaaaatcaaAAATCATATCCAAGAAAGCTTAAAAGTTTTGTTTGAAGAAGTTCACGTGCTCTGTCCGAggaagttcaaaaattcttgcgagatatgttcaccttgtatttccatgttcgaaaacaaaaaaaattgttttttGCATTTTAAAATAATTCTCTCAATCCACAAAGAAGTTCAGTTATTATTTGGGAGCAATTTGATTTCAAAAAGAAAATTAAAAATTCAAATTATAAAGATTAAGAAAATAAAACCAGGAAGTCCatattaaaaagatggagaagttcgatgattatagaaaactcagatTTTGCTGATTATTAAAGAGTGGGAACAAAAAGTTAAAAAAAAACAAGAAGATCAACTTTTAAAAATAGAGTGCTTCAAAATTCATAAAAAGATAAATAAATAAAACCAGGAAGTCCatattaaaaagatggagaagttcgatgattatagaaaactcagattttcctcgttattaaagagtggaaacaagaagttcaaaaataaattaacaagaagttcaacttttaaaCATAGAGCGCTTCGAAATTCATAAAAAAGGATTAAGAAATTCAGATAAATATTTATAAAAGAAACTAGATATTTTCACGTAACCGAGAGAAGTTCGATTGATAACTGCCAGAAGTTCACGTACTACACGGTGTGCATTTTGTATTAAAAAAGAATGAAAAAGCAAATACTAATTTTTTTGTTATAAGTTCAACTCCTCGGTCAGAGAAAGTGAAAAAAATTATTGTGAATGGGGTTTGTACAAAAGGAgtatcatttgtgtaacactaacgaatggatgagaaaattacGAACGAAAATACatcacagaagttcaacgtgaaaacagcaAGAAGTTCAACTAATGCACTGAATGAATTTCAGATAAAAACTTTTAAAACCGTCACGAGTATGAAAAAATAATTAACACGGGATTGTTGCGTGTTTACAGCAGCTTTCCATTGGTATATCACTTTCACAATTCCAGTGAGTGGACGGAGAGCTACGAGCAGTGGATGAAGAGCTACGAGCAAGAAAATCACGTgaaaaaacagagtgaagttcaagtatacatgccgagaagttcaagttcttcacgcggtgcatttttgaagaatctgtttcgcgataaaggcagaacGAATGATCCCGCCGTTTTCGAAATTACTTGAAAATGGCTAGGAATTAGAGAAATCaatcaacatgaaaaagtttcgcattttctGTAGCTTTTtaacggtatattatttgccccattccgaTAAAAGTTGTAAAAATTACAGCGAAAATACGttttagccattttcaaaattgacATAAAACCGTAATGAATTGGGAGAAATAATATACCAAAAAGTTTTGcatttcctcaagctttccaacgccatatcatttgctgcatTCGGACGTAATCTTAAAAAATTAGCTCGAAAATACGAACTTGGTGGAACTTGTACCCTTTTCTAAATTACTTTCAAaccgttcaaaattagaaaaaactaTCAACAAGAGaaagtagcgcattttcataagctttccaacgccatatcagtTGCCTCAATTGGATAGGCCGTTTAGAAATGACATCGAAAATACGAACTTGGCTGTTCGGTTTGGGAAATTTtacgattttccaaattactctttaaccatAAGGAATTAGAGAAACCTTTCAGCATGTGGAAGGAGCAGTTTTAcagcagctttccaacgccatatcatttgcctcattccaataaacggtttagaattgcgatcgaaaatacgatttacgtttttgtatgaagaaaaaacggttttcaaaactgctcttaaaccgcttagattttgccaaaaatttaacttgggtcatgatactggtgtccatagctttccaacggtatatcgcaagccccatttgAGCAATGTTGacggaagttcaacctagcactgggagaagttcaggtcgaacaactcaggcagtaaaattgcaaaaaacACAATTTCATCACGATCTGAGAACAAAATCCGCCAAAGAGCAAGATTCCTATTTAAAACCGGTATTTAGTTGCTAAAAACGTTTCTAGATTACACTAACATCATATAAAACATGACTAACCAGAATAATTCGCGGGGGAAGCCACGGTTGCGAAAATAGCCCGAAGGTCAGATTCGTACAGAGGAAAGTTCAGGCAGGTTACTCAGGCAGTTCAGTttgtgatcagaatattattttgatcccgtgatcagaatagtgtttatgtatgtatgtgtgtgtgtgtatatatatatatatataggacaacACTATTCTAATCCTAGGATTAGAATAGCTATTTGGATCACGACACCCTATATAGGGCCCGATCAGATGCTCCCGAGATCGCGAAATAGAATAAAGAAAAACACCTTCCCTCAACGCCCACCTCCCCCCGCAACCACCCACGATCCTCTCGACCAACCTCATGCTGCCGACCCCTGGCTCCGGCATGCCTCCCACTACCCATGCGCCGCCGCCAACCACCCGGCCCCGTCGCCGCTCCTAGACCCCGACGCGCCTCCCGCCGCCATCCACCCAGGCCCCATCATCGCCCCCGACCCCAACGTGCCTCCTGCCGCCGGCCGTCCCGACCCCGTCGCTGTCGCTCGACCCCGTTgcgcctcccgccgccggccCCTTCGGATCAGCCTCCCCTCTTGATGCTGAGGCTGGCTCTCAGCCTCTCCTACCCTCGCCTCTTCTCGGTGTCGGTGCATCGTGCGGCTGCAGCACGCGCAGATCCGGTGGTGGAGCTCTAGCTCTGGATACATGGCCCTGCCCCTACACCACCCCTCACTAGAGCGCCTTCCCCAACCGCCGGCCAAATGCCCTGCCACTGCCGCCGACTACCAGGTCGCTGCAGTACATACTTGTGCAGTGCGCCTCCTAATGCTGTCGTACTGCACGCCCGTGAAGATCCCCACGCTGCCACCACCTCTAATCACTTAAATTCAGTTCAGACCGCCCAGCCACATCAACTCAATTATTTTGTGTTTTCAAGAATAAAACAGAGTTGGCTGAAAATTTGTAGCAGTTCAATGAATCTCACAGTGGAAGGAATCATTTGGGAAAATGTTGCTTCCACCATTCCGGTGCTGCGGCAAATTCTGTTGATTGTGTGTCGTCCCGATTTTTTTTGTCTATCATGTGGTGCTACTTCTCTCTGTCCCCCCTCTCTCTAATTGATTATAATCCATAGCCGACAGTGCTGCCAGACATCTACGGATGGAGCTTTGCTGAAGTTCTAATTAAAAAAGGAGAGAAGTCCAGTGAAGAAATGGATTCTGTGTGTTGTGTGCCGCCGCTGTTGTGCTTCTGTGTGCGGTGTGCACGCCCAAGAACGCAAAGCATGGAGAAGCTAAACTGACGAAGAAAAACAACACTTCATAACTACTGACTTAACCGACCAAAGGAGGAATGCGCGAGGCATATGGTTTTTGTTAGTTTATATATCTCTAAATATTTAATCAGTGAGCGACTCCCTGTTTTATTAGTGGACATTAAAAATGTAACTTGTTCGAACACTTAAAGTTAGTGTTAACTTAAAAAGCATTTTGCTGTGGCATATCGTGTGTTAGAAAACAAAAATTACCAGCTCAGATTTCAGTGAAAAAATAAGCTACAGAAGTTCATATATTGATCCTGAGAGGGTTCAAATTATGTGTGCATGTGAAAACTTTGACGCCCTCCATCTGTTTAATGAGAAATTCCAACAAAAGAGCTCGGAAGAATTTCTCGTTTGTTAAAAAAAGAAAGCTAAGCTAAGGCACTACTTTCTCGTACGTGAATGAGATGTCATCTAAAAAAGGATATATAAGAAATTGCTCGTctttcattttttaaattttggaattttctcGTTTCTAAAAAATAACCAATTTTTTGAAAAGTTAGATTTTCCGCGTTTctaaaaaataagagagaaggcCAACTCAAAATGACAAAGCAATTGAAAAAAGTTTATCAAAAATGAATTTTGAAAACCGAGAAGGTCAAAAAAACGTAGAAGTTCAAATCTGACAACCCTAGAAATTTAATATGAAATAACCAAGAAAGTCAAAAACatagaagttcaaattaaaaaacCTAGAAAATTGTTTGCGTATTTAAAACCATATTTTTTTAAGAATTTCAAAGTTACGGATAAGTTCGATCGTTAAAAAACTTAGATGTTTTCCCATTACTAAATAATAAAATGAAGAAGTTCAAGTTAAAAAAGGAAAAACTAAAACAAGttttaaatttttttctcatTTTCTAAAAAACCAGAAGTTCAAAATAAAATAACAAAGTGGTTCGATGTTTACTAATAAAACTAGGATTTTACATTCTTTAAAAAAACTCAGATATCCGCTATTATTAAAGAATCGACCATGAAgatcaaaaataaaaaattagTCAAATTTATGtttatttaaaaataaaaaataaaaacttTACTCAAAAATAAAAAAGTGACATTCAAATTAAAATACCACAGAAGGTCAAAGTATATTAAAACCTAGGATTTACAAGCTCGAAAAAACAATAAAAAACAATGACATTTTGGGCATTTTCCCCCAAGAAGTTCAATTTTTGAAAACGGAGTATTACAATGTATGTAAAAAACTAAGGTTTTTGTTACTAGAGAATAAAGCCCAGAAGTTCAATTGGAAAAAGTGGAGCAGTTTGACATTTATTTGAAATAGATTTTTCCAATTACTAAAGAATAAAACCAATAAGTTCAATTTGAAATAACGAAGAAGTTCGATGTTTCTACAAAACCTTCAACTTTCACATTTCTAAAAAATACAGAGTTCAAATAAATAGGGTAGAGTGGTTCAATGTGTTTAAAAAACTTAGAATATACGGGAAACTCAAATTATTACCGTTTCTAAGAAAAAACTATGAAGTTCAATTTACAAAAAAAATTGATACTTATTTAAAAACATATTTCCTTTCTAAGAATATGACTAGAAGTTGAAACTAAAATAATAGAGAAGTTCGAAGTATATAAAATGCAGATTTGTTGGAAGAAGTTCACGTGCACCTCCGTGCACGGTTTAGAATTCATATTGCGGGACGTCCAACCTCCAATTACATGTTTTAAAACTGGCAAAAAATGACGCCTGGCCTTCAATTGAGTGTAATTCGACGTATACACAAAAATGCGGCAGAAGGTCATTGTGAAGACAACGAGAAGTTCAAGTACTGCAAGGAATGCATTTCAGGTGAGAATAAAAGTATAGAAAAATAAAAGCTTAAAAGGTTTCCTgaaagaagttcaagtgctctaTTGGGGGAAGTTTAAAAATTCTTGCGAGAGAGGTTCACCTTGTATTTCCATgttcaaaaacacaaaaataaattgtttttttgtgttttaaaaTAGTTCTCTCAATCCACAAAGAAGTTCAGTATATTATTTGGGAGAAATTTGATTTCAAAAGGATAAAATAACAATTCAAATTATAAAAATGGATAAAGTTCATGCATGATGTGTATTTAGTATGAGAAAAATGAGTAAAAAGGCAAGGTCCAATTTTTTTGTTATAAGTTAAAGTCCTCGGTTGGAGAAAGTTAAAAACattattgtgagagaggtttgtacaaaggaatatcatttgtgtaacactgacgaattgatgagaaaattacaaacgAAAATATGTCACAGAAGTTCAATGTTAAAACAGCATGAAATACAACACTACACAAaatgaatttcagatgaaaaacttttaaaatcgtcgcgagtatgaaaaaatgatcaaTATGAGAAAGTTGTGTGTTTACAGCAGCTGTCCATTGGTATATCTTTTGCTCAATTCCTGTGAGTGGATGGAGAGTTGCGAGAAAAAAAAGCCCATGAAAAACATAGTGAAGTTCAAGTACACACGccgagaagttcaagttcttcgcacggtgcattttcgaagaatctgtttcgcgataaaggcagaaTGCATGATCTCAccatttttgaaattacttgagaACGGCCAGGAATCCGAAaaaaccatcaacatgaaaaagttttGCATTCTCTGTAGCTTTTCAACGGTACATTATTTGCCCCGTTCTGATAAAGTTTGTAAAAATTACGGCGAAAATACAtttttagccattttcaaaattgacATAAAACCATAATGAATTGGAAGAAACAATATATACGAAAAAGTTTCACATTTGttcaagctttccaatgccatATCTTTTGCTGCAttcggacgaacggttaaaaaaatagatcgaaaatacgaactcagtggaacttgtaccgttttctaaattattcttaaaccgttcaaaattagaaaaaactttaacatgaaaaagtagcgcattttcataagctttccaagccatattatttgcctcaattggattagccCTTTAGAAATGGCATCGAAAATATGAACTCGGCTGTTCGGTTTGCGAAATTTTATAGTTTTCCAAATTACTCTGTAACCATAGGGAATTAGAGAAAgctttcaacatgtggaaggagcggttttgcagcagctttctaatgccatattatttgcctcattccgataaacggttt
The sequence above is a segment of the Aegilops tauschii subsp. strangulata cultivar AL8/78 chromosome 6, Aet v6.0, whole genome shotgun sequence genome. Coding sequences within it:
- the LOC109766940 gene encoding protein FAR1-RELATED SEQUENCE 5-like; its protein translation is MQLDNHTHAQMMSTLSHMSSGPWYMGHTTRDWVNKKQKFAGEESQDDVKKLLDFFKKMLKINPEFFFDYDVDADNRVRNVFWANASCKGSYEDFGDCITFDTTYKTNKFHMPLGVFAGVNHHLQSTIFAVALVRDETIPSFEWVFKTFLRCMNNKPPICMLTDQCSSMKAALKTILPDTLHKLCRWHIMKKYKDHLALLYKAHEKLKDDLNAVLNHPLMPSEFERAWKDLMQKYNLQNDEVDKCIQTRKAVEHIETVANESEVKTTTQFGFEVQLSKVYTRAVFADFKETLYRNTAFRAEWCPENQTKYLVHHYNRSDAFDWAWHKFQVVADEEKGVYECECKLWTHTGATR